A window of the Haloarcula litorea genome harbors these coding sequences:
- a CDS encoding ATP-NAD kinase family protein, translating to MRRIGVVVNPIAGMGGRVGLKGTDGKVAEARERGAEPRAPDRAGEALRAVADSGEDVSIVTYGDPMGESVARDAGFDPEVVGAPGDRDATTSADTREAVRAFVDRGVDVVLFVGGDGTAADVAETLDDLDAETPMLGVPAGVKVYSSVFGVSPRAAGRIVATFSETEPAEVNDVDEDAFRGGEVVTELRAVATVPVADQRQSAKQLGGGTVETLAEGVAESVREGVTYVLGPGSTVGAVKERLGFDGTALGVDVWRDGEPLVRDAGESEILDALGEENVVVVSPIGGQGFVFGRGNQQISPAVIRRSTVEVVASRSKLDDVGTLRVDTGDPDLDAELAGWTKVRVGRYERRLVEVVA from the coding sequence ATGCGCCGGATCGGTGTCGTCGTCAACCCCATCGCCGGGATGGGGGGTCGCGTGGGGCTGAAGGGGACCGACGGGAAGGTCGCGGAGGCGCGCGAGCGGGGCGCGGAGCCGCGCGCACCGGACCGGGCCGGGGAGGCCCTCCGTGCCGTCGCCGACAGCGGAGAGGACGTGTCGATCGTCACCTACGGCGATCCGATGGGCGAGTCGGTCGCCCGGGACGCCGGCTTCGACCCCGAGGTGGTGGGAGCGCCGGGGGACCGCGACGCGACGACGAGCGCGGACACCCGCGAGGCCGTGCGCGCGTTCGTGGACCGGGGCGTCGACGTCGTGCTGTTCGTCGGCGGCGACGGCACCGCCGCGGACGTGGCCGAGACGCTGGACGACCTCGACGCGGAGACGCCGATGCTGGGCGTCCCCGCGGGCGTCAAGGTGTACTCCTCCGTGTTCGGCGTCTCGCCGCGGGCCGCCGGCCGCATCGTCGCGACGTTCTCCGAGACGGAGCCCGCGGAGGTCAACGACGTCGACGAGGACGCCTTCCGCGGCGGGGAGGTCGTCACCGAACTCCGGGCCGTCGCCACGGTCCCCGTCGCCGACCAGCGCCAGTCCGCGAAGCAGCTCGGCGGCGGCACCGTCGAGACGCTCGCCGAGGGGGTCGCCGAGAGCGTCCGGGAGGGCGTCACCTACGTCCTCGGGCCGGGCAGCACCGTCGGAGCGGTGAAAGAACGACTGGGGTTCGACGGCACCGCGCTGGGCGTCGACGTGTGGCGCGACGGCGAGCCGTTGGTCCGGGACGCGGGCGAGTCCGAGATCCTCGACGCGCTGGGCGAGGAGAACGTCGTCGTCGTCTCGCCGATCGGCGGCCAGGGGTTCGTCTTCGGCCGCGGCAATCAGCAGATCTCGCCGGCGGTCATCCGCCGGTCGACGGTCGAGGTGGTCGCCTCCCGCTCGAAACTGGACGACGTCGGAACGCTGCGGGTCGACACCGGCGATCCCGACCTCGACGCCGAACTCGCGGGCTGGACGAAGGTCCGCGTGGGCCGCTACGAGCGCCGCCTGGTCGAGGTGGTCGCGTGA
- a CDS encoding competence/damage-inducible protein A, whose amino-acid sequence MRVAVVTVGDELLAGETVNTNAAWLGDQLAERGVTVERVTVVPDRIADIARVVNEYHADYDAVIVTGGLGPTHDDVTVDGVAAAFGREVVESEEALAWLEEEGGYAREDLTDGTGDVPEGSRVLPNHEGVAPGCVVENCYVLPGVPAEMKRMFAAVAEEFSGEQTHVVTVDADEPESALLDRLADVQERFPVKVGSYPGDHVTVRFESPDETVAEDAAAWLRERVEQPDEE is encoded by the coding sequence ATGCGTGTCGCGGTGGTCACGGTCGGGGACGAACTGCTCGCCGGCGAGACGGTCAACACCAACGCCGCCTGGCTGGGCGACCAGTTGGCCGAGCGCGGCGTCACCGTCGAGCGGGTCACCGTCGTCCCCGACCGGATCGCCGACATCGCTCGGGTCGTCAACGAGTACCACGCCGACTACGACGCCGTGATCGTCACCGGCGGCCTCGGTCCGACTCACGACGACGTGACCGTCGACGGCGTGGCCGCGGCGTTCGGGCGCGAGGTCGTCGAGAGCGAGGAGGCGCTGGCGTGGCTCGAAGAGGAGGGCGGCTACGCCCGCGAGGACCTGACCGACGGCACCGGCGACGTGCCCGAGGGGAGCCGCGTCCTGCCGAACCACGAGGGGGTCGCCCCCGGCTGTGTCGTCGAGAACTGCTACGTCCTACCGGGCGTCCCCGCGGAGATGAAGCGGATGTTCGCGGCGGTGGCCGAGGAGTTCAGCGGCGAACAGACCCACGTCGTCACCGTCGACGCCGACGAACCGGAGAGCGCACTGCTGGACCGGCTCGCGGACGTCCAGGAGCGGTTCCCGGTGAAGGTGGGGAGCTACCCCGGCGACCACGTCACCGTCCGGTTCGAGAGCCCCGACGAGACGGTGGCCGAGGACGCGGCCGCGTGGCTCCGCGAGCGGGTCGAACAGCCGGACGAGGAGTGA
- a CDS encoding DUF5803 family protein: MHRRHLALVAVLALVALGGCSAITGPDPVDQEQLNQSATYDWDTDADVTVLVNRSSYQAIYAVDSNATLEVYDRDGLGRERSVPISALRFRFENGTVVGPSNSSLGANRTRQRTTIRLPGDGNVSGQIAYSAPRNGKTFATPTHLDGATYAVTLPPGARVGIPLLSQVSPGGYETDVDEATDRMTVRWPEGIDSRGLQVRYYLERDLLIFGGLAAVAVVVGTVGTLYYYRQLQAVKRRRKEAGVDLEEEDYDDDFGDDGPPPGMR; this comes from the coding sequence ATGCACCGCCGCCACCTCGCTCTCGTCGCCGTCCTCGCTCTCGTCGCGCTCGGGGGCTGCAGCGCCATCACCGGCCCCGATCCCGTCGACCAGGAGCAGCTCAATCAGTCGGCCACGTACGACTGGGACACCGACGCGGACGTGACCGTCCTCGTCAACCGCTCGTCGTACCAGGCGATCTACGCAGTCGACAGCAACGCGACACTCGAGGTGTACGACCGTGACGGCCTCGGCCGGGAGCGGTCCGTCCCGATCAGCGCGCTCCGGTTCCGCTTCGAGAACGGCACCGTCGTCGGCCCGAGCAACTCCTCGCTGGGTGCCAACCGGACGCGCCAGCGGACGACGATCCGGCTCCCCGGCGACGGCAACGTCTCCGGGCAGATCGCCTACAGCGCGCCGCGCAACGGCAAGACGTTCGCGACGCCGACCCACCTCGACGGCGCGACCTACGCCGTGACGCTGCCGCCCGGGGCCCGGGTCGGCATCCCGCTGCTCTCGCAGGTCAGTCCCGGCGGGTACGAGACCGACGTCGACGAGGCGACCGACCGGATGACCGTCCGCTGGCCGGAGGGGATCGACAGCCGCGGCCTCCAGGTCCGGTACTACCTCGAACGGGACCTGCTCATCTTCGGCGGGCTGGCCGCCGTCGCCGTCGTCGTCGGCACCGTCGGGACGCTGTACTACTACCGACAGCTCCAGGCGGTCAAACGGCGTCGGAAGGAGGCCGGCGTCGACCTGGAGGAGGAGGACTATGACGACGACTTCGGCGACGACGGCCCGCCGCCGGGGATGCGGTAG
- a CDS encoding DUF2110 family protein — translation MVVLASKVYVSGDARERTLDGLRGLVTDRLGDLDVTFDVGVRDDEFPSVTVDGPDATVARNLLREEFGEITPHREDGEVYVGTLEHWDDDGFELDVGHGETVRVPAENLDLGQGTPAQIRTRFGLVQHLPLRFVAGDDPRLADEEVDRLYDWSRGNGRVNANSVTRSEARATVNRAGHAQDIVTVERLGLLEQSIVCNPDTDAPGLLSDIGQYMPAELLAVVP, via the coding sequence ATGGTCGTCCTCGCATCCAAAGTGTACGTCTCGGGCGACGCCCGGGAGCGAACACTCGACGGCCTCCGCGGCCTGGTCACCGACCGACTCGGCGACCTCGACGTCACCTTCGACGTCGGCGTCCGCGACGACGAGTTCCCCAGCGTGACCGTCGACGGCCCCGACGCGACGGTGGCTCGGAACCTCCTCCGGGAGGAGTTCGGCGAGATCACGCCCCACCGCGAAGACGGCGAGGTGTACGTCGGCACGCTCGAACACTGGGACGACGACGGGTTCGAGCTCGACGTCGGCCACGGCGAGACGGTCCGCGTCCCCGCCGAGAACCTGGACCTCGGGCAGGGGACGCCCGCGCAGATCCGGACCCGGTTCGGCCTGGTCCAGCACCTCCCGCTGCGGTTCGTCGCCGGCGACGACCCGCGCCTGGCCGACGAGGAGGTCGACCGCCTCTACGACTGGTCGCGCGGCAACGGCCGCGTGAACGCCAACAGCGTCACCCGCTCGGAGGCCCGCGCGACGGTCAACCGCGCCGGCCACGCCCAGGACATCGTCACCGTCGAGCGGCTGGGGCTCCTCGAACAGAGCATCGTCTGCAACCCCGACACCGACGCGCCGGGCCTGCTGTCCGACATCGGTCAGTACATGCCCGCGGAACTGCTCGCCGTCGTTCCCTAG
- a CDS encoding phosphate signaling complex PhoU family protein, with protein sequence METRKVQRLGPSTLAMTLPAEWASEHDVEKGDEVSLRMGSKGTLTVMPESVQTEESEAIIHAEDLSADAVERAIVAQYVLGRRIIHVEAPEGGTLESDHINAVYNAETQLMGLGVIEETPDTITIRCSVDPEDFTLDNLLERLESTGSTMRNEAVKALAHGNPDLAQRALNRERQANKIFVLLLRLIFTAYQNPNLARAVGLQDGFPLIGYRSIAKNLELTADNAEDIAEIALEATDHSLDVDSSTMRRIRDFTDEVNEITALAVQAAVDRDYDTAITVKERYDDIGDKEHDILDDLPEMDNQSLLEVREVLVSLQQTAEYAVRNAEIATNLALDEESEHTTIQ encoded by the coding sequence ATGGAAACGCGGAAAGTCCAGCGACTGGGGCCGTCGACGCTGGCGATGACGCTGCCGGCGGAGTGGGCCAGCGAACACGACGTCGAGAAGGGCGACGAGGTGTCCCTGCGGATGGGGAGCAAGGGGACGCTGACGGTGATGCCCGAGTCCGTCCAGACCGAGGAGTCCGAGGCAATCATCCACGCCGAAGACCTCAGCGCCGACGCCGTCGAGCGGGCCATCGTCGCACAGTACGTCCTCGGCCGGCGGATCATCCACGTGGAAGCCCCGGAGGGCGGCACCCTCGAGTCCGACCACATCAACGCGGTCTACAACGCCGAGACCCAGCTGATGGGGCTGGGCGTCATCGAGGAGACGCCCGACACCATCACAATCCGGTGTTCCGTCGACCCGGAGGACTTCACGCTCGACAATCTCCTGGAACGGCTGGAGTCGACCGGGTCGACGATGCGAAACGAGGCCGTGAAGGCACTGGCCCACGGCAACCCCGACCTCGCACAGCGGGCGCTGAACCGTGAGCGCCAGGCCAACAAGATCTTCGTGCTCCTGCTTCGCCTCATCTTCACGGCCTACCAGAACCCCAACCTCGCACGCGCCGTCGGCCTCCAGGACGGGTTCCCGCTCATCGGCTACCGCTCCATCGCCAAGAACCTCGAACTCACCGCCGACAACGCCGAGGACATCGCGGAGATCGCGCTGGAGGCGACCGACCACTCGCTGGACGTCGACAGCTCGACGATGCGTCGCATCCGGGACTTCACCGACGAGGTCAACGAGATCACCGCGCTGGCGGTCCAGGCCGCCGTCGACCGGGACTACGACACCGCCATCACGGTCAAGGAGCGGTACGACGACATCGGCGACAAGGAACACGACATCCTCGACGACCTCCCGGAGATGGACAACCAGAGCCTGCTCGAAGTCCGCGAGGTGCTGGTCAGTCTCCAGCAGACCGCCGAGTACGCGGTGCGGAACGCCGAGATCGCGACCAACCTCGCCCTGGACGAGGAGTCCGAGCACACGACGATCCAGTAG
- the tfe gene encoding transcription factor E has product MAFEELLEDPVIQKYLHELVGPKGMPVAAAPPDGEVTDEELAEELGLELNDVRRALFILYENDLASYRRLRDEDSGWLTYLWTFEYDEIPEQLEGEMQRLLDGLEERREYERNHEFYLCEHCGIRFEFGEAMEYGFECPECGNQVEAMENTRLVTAMEDRIEALRDELNVDVDAEA; this is encoded by the coding sequence ATGGCTTTCGAGGAACTCCTGGAGGACCCCGTGATACAGAAGTACCTCCACGAGCTGGTCGGACCGAAGGGGATGCCGGTCGCCGCCGCGCCGCCGGACGGCGAAGTGACCGACGAGGAACTCGCCGAGGAGTTGGGCCTGGAACTCAACGACGTCCGCCGTGCGCTCTTTATCCTCTACGAGAACGACCTGGCCTCCTACCGCCGGTTGCGGGACGAGGACTCGGGCTGGCTCACCTACCTCTGGACCTTCGAGTACGACGAGATCCCCGAGCAGCTCGAAGGCGAGATGCAGCGCCTGCTCGACGGCCTCGAAGAGCGCCGCGAGTACGAGCGCAACCACGAGTTCTACCTCTGTGAGCACTGTGGCATCCGCTTCGAGTTCGGCGAGGCGATGGAGTACGGTTTCGAGTGCCCCGAGTGTGGCAACCAGGTCGAAGCGATGGAGAACACCCGCCTCGTCACCGCGATGGAGGACCGCATCGAGGCGCTGCGCGACGAACTGAACGTCGACGTGGACGCCGAGGCCTGA